A part of Prosthecobacter sp. SYSU 5D2 genomic DNA contains:
- a CDS encoding FAD/NAD(P)-binding protein, with the protein MNHPASLAIIGSGPSAIYLLKHLLDRMDLLKEHVAEISIFEKSLMLGMGMPYSPLTTDRYNMSNISSEELPELPETFAGWLRARDPSELKELDLEGVEISDSEVYSRLALGQYLQCQYETLVTRFMESGIHFSEYSGCEIADIQDHPDHDKVAVTTSKGTRFEFDRVIIATGHRWADKDRPEQGYYASPWPMAKLLPDEGEVHNFAIGTLGASLSAFDVISSLTHRHGVFEKKNDRMTYLPAPGTEDFKIIMHSSQGMLPHLQFDQVEPMREIYRHVDRDSLLGLLNANGHLRIETYFDKVCRPALSDAFQKDEMYAMVRRLADPKFSITDFVEEMNDKHDYDNAFEGMRSEMTEAEESVLKHQPVHWKEIMDDLMYTLNFHAELMPAEDHLLLHTKVMPFLLNVVAAMPLNSADTILALHEAGKLDIIPGNVTLPEDQPEPGLITVTVDDEGKTSTLQYRMFIDCSGQKPLDLDEYPFPSLVKSGTVRKARAPFDDDSAVDESVPDKKKEHLFKDQGDLLYHTGGIDIDGTYRVIGQDGEPNPRIYDIAFPHTPGVRPYSYGLQACSDTSAIVVAAWVEELQADERVKNNPAEIMQIYEKV; encoded by the coding sequence ATGAACCATCCCGCATCTCTTGCCATCATTGGCAGCGGACCCTCCGCCATCTATCTGCTGAAACACCTCCTGGACAGGATGGACCTGCTCAAGGAACACGTGGCTGAAATCTCCATCTTTGAAAAAAGCCTCATGCTTGGCATGGGCATGCCCTACAGCCCGCTGACGACGGACCGCTACAACATGTCCAACATCTCCTCCGAGGAGCTGCCGGAACTGCCAGAAACATTCGCCGGCTGGCTGCGCGCCCGCGACCCGTCCGAACTCAAGGAACTGGACCTGGAAGGCGTGGAGATCAGCGATAGCGAGGTCTATAGCCGCCTGGCCCTGGGCCAGTACCTCCAGTGTCAGTATGAGACCCTGGTCACCCGCTTCATGGAAAGCGGCATCCACTTTTCCGAATACTCCGGCTGTGAGATTGCGGACATCCAGGATCACCCGGACCATGACAAAGTGGCGGTGACCACGTCCAAAGGAACCCGGTTTGAATTCGACCGTGTCATCATCGCCACCGGCCACCGCTGGGCGGACAAAGACCGGCCGGAGCAGGGTTATTATGCCTCCCCCTGGCCCATGGCCAAACTGCTGCCGGACGAAGGCGAGGTGCATAACTTTGCCATCGGCACCCTGGGGGCCTCCCTGAGCGCCTTTGACGTCATCTCCTCGCTCACCCACCGGCACGGAGTCTTTGAGAAGAAAAATGACCGCATGACCTACCTGCCCGCACCGGGCACCGAAGACTTCAAAATCATCATGCATTCCTCCCAGGGCATGCTGCCGCATTTGCAGTTCGACCAGGTGGAGCCCATGCGGGAAATCTACCGTCATGTGGATCGTGACTCTTTGTTAGGCCTGCTGAATGCCAACGGCCACCTGCGCATCGAGACCTACTTTGACAAAGTCTGCCGCCCCGCCCTCAGCGATGCCTTCCAGAAGGACGAGATGTATGCCATGGTGCGCCGTCTGGCAGATCCCAAGTTCAGCATCACGGATTTCGTCGAGGAGATGAACGACAAGCATGATTATGACAACGCCTTTGAAGGCATGAGGAGCGAAATGACGGAAGCCGAGGAATCCGTGCTCAAACACCAGCCTGTGCACTGGAAAGAGATCATGGACGACCTGATGTACACGCTGAACTTCCATGCCGAGCTCATGCCCGCCGAGGACCACCTGCTGCTCCACACAAAAGTGATGCCATTCCTCCTGAACGTAGTGGCCGCCATGCCGCTAAATTCGGCGGATACCATCCTGGCCCTGCATGAGGCCGGCAAGCTCGACATCATCCCCGGCAATGTCACCTTGCCTGAGGACCAGCCTGAACCTGGCCTGATCACCGTCACTGTGGACGATGAAGGCAAGACGAGCACATTGCAGTACCGCATGTTCATTGACTGCAGCGGACAGAAGCCTCTTGATCTGGATGAATACCCCTTCCCTTCCCTTGTCAAGAGCGGCACCGTCCGCAAAGCCCGCGCCCCCTTTGATGACGACAGCGCTGTGGATGAATCCGTGCCCGACAAAAAGAAAGAGCACCTTTTTAAAGACCAAGGTGACCTGCTCTACCACACTGGCGGCATTGACATAGATGGCACCTATCGAGTGATCGGCCAGGACGGCGAACCCAATCCACGCATCTACGACATCGCCTTTCCCCATACGCCAGGTGTCCGGCCCTATTCGTATGGCCTTCAGGCTTGCAGCGATACCAGCGCCATCGTCGTCGCCGCCTGGGTGGAGGAACTCCAGGCAGATGAACGAGTGAAAAACAACCCCGCTGAGATCATGCAGATCTATGAGAAGGTATAG
- the dinB gene encoding DNA polymerase IV: protein MPRVIMHMDMDAFYASVEQRDNPSYRGKPVIVGSPPDKRGVVCAASYEARKSKVRSAMPSRTAGKLCPEGIFVRPRMDVYRAESARIMAILHEFTPLIEQVSVDEAYLDVSALVDENLELDAAIESARPFAVDIKKRIQEQCGLTASVGISSNKFLSKLASDFQKPDGLTVILDRDRVAFLRPLPVGTIHGVGPVTARGLEAMGLVTVGDLQDTESALGPVAGSFAGKLKERAFGIDDRPLDLSDERKSISAENTFSRDTDHRPQLRAALKEMALDVAETLSKHEVGALTVQVKVRYSDFTTLTRQLRLDDPVTSASEIYRVACFLLARHQLVTGPLRLLGIGLSTLVPPTQQQLRLPI, encoded by the coding sequence ATGCCCCGGGTGATCATGCACATGGACATGGATGCGTTTTACGCCTCCGTGGAACAGCGCGACAACCCCTCCTACCGCGGGAAGCCTGTGATTGTGGGCTCGCCCCCGGACAAGCGTGGGGTCGTTTGTGCGGCCAGCTATGAGGCGCGGAAGTCCAAGGTGCGCTCCGCCATGCCCTCCCGCACCGCCGGCAAGCTGTGTCCTGAAGGCATCTTTGTTCGGCCTCGCATGGACGTTTACCGCGCGGAATCCGCCCGCATCATGGCCATCCTGCATGAGTTCACCCCGCTGATTGAGCAGGTATCGGTGGATGAGGCTTATCTGGATGTGAGCGCGCTGGTGGATGAGAATCTGGAACTGGATGCGGCCATCGAATCTGCCCGGCCCTTTGCGGTGGATATCAAAAAACGCATCCAAGAGCAGTGTGGCCTAACGGCAAGTGTGGGGATAAGCTCCAACAAATTTCTGTCGAAACTGGCAAGCGACTTTCAAAAGCCGGATGGACTGACCGTGATCCTGGACCGTGACCGGGTGGCCTTTTTGCGGCCTCTGCCCGTGGGCACCATCCACGGGGTGGGGCCGGTGACGGCTCGGGGGCTTGAGGCCATGGGTCTGGTCACTGTGGGAGACTTGCAGGACACGGAATCGGCCCTGGGGCCGGTCGCAGGTTCCTTTGCGGGAAAGCTGAAAGAGCGCGCCTTTGGCATTGATGACCGGCCCCTGGACCTGAGTGATGAACGCAAAAGCATCAGCGCTGAGAACACCTTTTCCAGGGATACGGACCACCGTCCGCAACTTCGGGCCGCGCTCAAGGAGATGGCCCTGGATGTGGCAGAGACGCTGAGCAAGCATGAAGTCGGTGCCCTGACCGTTCAAGTGAAAGTGCGCTACAGTGATTTCACCACCCTCACCCGCCAGCTACGCCTGGATGATCCTGTGACCTCCGCCTCTGAGATCTACCGCGTAGCATGCTTCTTACTCGCACGGCATCAGCTTGTCACGGGGCCGCTGCGCCTGCTGGGCATCGGGCTGTCCACCCTGGTGCCGCCAACTCAGCAGCAGTTGCGGCTGCCTATTTGA
- a CDS encoding neutral/alkaline non-lysosomal ceramidase N-terminal domain-containing protein, translated as MRQLALLIVFSLAVFAHGQDASKKFLAGAATSNITPPIGLPIVGGFTPAPSSHIHDELHARCVVLDNGEKRVAIVVLDLLGAARQMYDEAARLVEERTGITRDCLLMSATHTHSGSSALSENRYSLDEPLSEYQAFVARRIADGVARAINNLAPARIGWTVTEEPDQVFNRRWFMKEGTVPPNPFGGIDKVKMNPPRGANLVKPAGPTDPEVSIISIQTPDGKPVALLANYSLHYVGGVGGSHISSDYYGVFCDRVQQLLGADRQDPPFVAMMSNGTSGNINNNDYSKPAVKSAGPYSKIREVADDVAKVTVEAVKGIQYQDWVPLDARFSDLKLEARKPTPELVKWAEGVLAKPRLIGGKTSVLEIAYAERTLKLKDVPPHIDLPLQTLRIGDVGICGSPCETFVETGLELKQRSPFKPTFTHSIAGGYFGYLPTPEHHELGGYETWLGTNRLEVQASVKITNRLLEMLESMKAAK; from the coding sequence ATGCGCCAACTTGCTCTCCTGATTGTCTTCAGCCTCGCCGTCTTTGCCCACGGGCAAGATGCTTCCAAGAAGTTCCTCGCCGGAGCTGCCACCAGCAACATCACGCCGCCCATAGGCCTGCCGATTGTCGGCGGCTTCACCCCGGCGCCCTCCTCGCATATTCATGATGAGCTGCATGCCCGCTGTGTGGTCTTGGACAATGGGGAGAAGCGTGTGGCCATCGTCGTCCTTGACCTCCTTGGGGCGGCCCGGCAGATGTATGATGAGGCAGCCAGGTTGGTGGAGGAGCGCACTGGCATCACACGAGACTGCCTGCTCATGTCCGCTACCCATACCCACTCGGGCTCCAGCGCCCTGAGTGAGAACCGGTATTCCCTGGACGAGCCATTAAGCGAATACCAGGCCTTCGTCGCCCGGCGCATCGCGGACGGCGTGGCCCGTGCCATCAACAACCTGGCTCCTGCCCGCATCGGCTGGACAGTGACCGAAGAGCCGGACCAGGTCTTCAACCGCCGCTGGTTCATGAAGGAAGGCACCGTGCCGCCGAATCCCTTTGGCGGCATTGACAAGGTGAAGATGAACCCGCCACGCGGCGCAAACCTGGTGAAGCCTGCAGGGCCGACAGACCCTGAAGTGAGCATCATCTCCATTCAGACGCCAGACGGAAAACCCGTGGCCCTGCTGGCCAATTACTCCCTGCACTATGTGGGCGGTGTGGGTGGCAGCCATATTTCCTCAGACTATTACGGCGTCTTCTGTGACCGCGTGCAGCAGCTTCTGGGTGCCGACCGCCAGGACCCGCCCTTCGTGGCGATGATGAGCAATGGCACCAGCGGAAACATCAATAACAACGACTATTCCAAACCGGCCGTCAAATCCGCCGGTCCCTACAGTAAAATCCGCGAAGTGGCTGATGATGTGGCCAAGGTCACGGTGGAGGCCGTGAAGGGCATCCAATATCAGGACTGGGTGCCGCTGGATGCCCGTTTTAGCGATTTGAAACTGGAAGCCCGCAAGCCCACACCGGAGCTGGTCAAATGGGCGGAAGGGGTGCTGGCCAAACCGCGCCTCATTGGTGGCAAGACATCGGTGCTGGAGATCGCCTATGCGGAACGCACCCTCAAACTGAAGGACGTTCCTCCACACATTGACCTGCCTCTGCAGACCTTGCGCATCGGTGACGTGGGCATCTGCGGCAGCCCCTGTGAGACCTTTGTGGAAACGGGGCTGGAGCTCAAGCAGAGGAGCCCTTTCAAACCGACCTTCACCCACAGCATCGCCGGTGGGTACTTTGGCTATCTGCCCACCCCGGAGCATCATGAACTGGGCGGCTATGAAACCTGGCTCGGCACCAACCGCCTGGAGGTGCAGGCCAGCGTCAAGATCACCAACCGCCTGCTTGAGATGCTGGAAAGCATGAAGGCGGCGAAGTAA
- a CDS encoding SMP-30/gluconolactonase/LRE family protein — protein sequence MKHLAFLSLAFLPLLSTAQDTSLHEYLSDDQPWKEAVSGYTFTDGLCTDAAGHLYFTDVKAGKGIYKLDAETGKTDLFLDNLPGISGLQIGPDGRFYACHNREQRVIAITMKGEVEVLLTGVKCNDLVVSKKGHVYFTETPTQRIHLITADKKHIIADEGHVAKPNGITISPDEATLAVSESGGKHVWTWQIAEDGSLSAGAPFMTMWLAPGKETASGDGATTESKGRFFVTTELGIQIFDPAGRLAGIIAKPVLDGKVVSTEFAGKDHDILYVAAGDKIFSRKLKVTGYFR from the coding sequence ATGAAACATCTTGCCTTTCTTTCCCTCGCCTTCCTGCCGCTGCTCTCCACCGCCCAGGATACCTCCCTGCACGAATACCTCAGCGATGATCAGCCGTGGAAGGAGGCCGTCAGCGGTTATACCTTCACCGACGGCCTCTGCACCGATGCCGCCGGTCATCTCTACTTCACTGACGTGAAGGCGGGGAAGGGCATCTACAAACTGGACGCCGAGACCGGCAAGACGGACCTGTTTCTGGACAACCTCCCCGGCATCAGCGGCCTGCAGATCGGCCCCGACGGCCGCTTCTACGCCTGCCATAACCGCGAGCAGCGTGTCATCGCCATCACCATGAAAGGCGAGGTCGAGGTGCTCCTTACCGGCGTGAAGTGCAATGACCTCGTCGTCAGCAAAAAAGGCCACGTCTATTTCACCGAGACACCCACCCAGCGCATCCACCTCATCACGGCGGACAAGAAGCACATCATTGCCGATGAAGGCCATGTGGCCAAGCCCAACGGCATCACCATCTCCCCGGATGAAGCCACCCTGGCCGTCTCCGAAAGCGGCGGCAAGCATGTCTGGACCTGGCAGATCGCCGAGGACGGCAGCCTTTCCGCAGGTGCCCCCTTCATGACCATGTGGCTGGCCCCGGGCAAGGAAACCGCCTCCGGTGACGGTGCCACCACCGAGTCCAAAGGCCGCTTCTTTGTCACCACCGAGCTTGGCATCCAGATCTTCGATCCCGCCGGCCGCCTCGCAGGCATCATCGCCAAGCCCGTTCTGGATGGCAAGGTCGTCAGCACCGAGTTCGCCGGCAAAGACCACGACATCCTCTACGTCGCCGCCGGCGACAAGATCTTCAGCCGCAAGCTCAAGGTCACCGGTTATTTCCGTTAG